tgtgtgtgggtgcgtgtggGAGGTAGGAAGCTGTGGGGCTGGCGGAGAGCGCTGCCGCCACTGCGAGCGTCACACTGCTGAATGGGAATCTTCCCGGCAACTTCAGCCGACCGCCGTCTCACACGCGCGCCCCGCGTAAACCCAAGCGGCGCGTCTCCAAGTCCGGCTCGGGCCGACCCACGCTCGGATCGGACGCACCGTTCGCCCTCCGCGCTCGTTACCGACTCCACCGCAACAACATGCCCGCCATCAAGAAGGAGCGCCCGGACGGGGACGACATGGCTCTGGCCGCCTTCAAGCCGTCCGAATACTTGGCCCCTTTAAACGCCGCCGCCATCCCCGTGGTGACCCCGCACCCGCCGCCTTACGAGCACATCCTGGCCCACCACCGCGCCTACTTGGGGCTCCACGACTCAGCGCTGCATCACCAGCACCTCCAGCACCCCACGGACGACTTGATGCTGGAGAGGTTCTCCTCCATACCGGACTTCCAGCCTTTCTTTGACAACGGGGAGCCGTGTATCGAGGTGGAATGCGGGGAAAACAAAGCGTTGCTTTATATTAACAAACTGTGTCAAGGCAGCAAAGGACCCTCGATTAAATACCGGGGCGAGTGGCTCACTCCCAACGAGTTCCAGTTTGTTAGTGGCAGGGAGACCGCCAAAGACTGGAAACGGAGTATTAGACACAAAGGTAAGCTTTATTGCGCATTAGATGAAGGGAAAGCATTTTTCATCCACTTTCAACGAGGAAGGAAGTggtacatctatccatccatccatgttctaccaaaACTTTTATTCATTAAATTTAAACAGTCATTTTATTTATTAGAGTTCTGAAAACAGTAATTGTATTTAGTTCTAAAACACtcattttatttcttttaaagtTCTGAAAAGAGAAATGTTCATTTAAGTTCCGAAAACAGTAATTTAATACTGTACAGTTCTGAAAACATTAATTTCATTAATTGAAAACAGTCATTTTATTCATTAAAGTTCTGAAAACAGAAATTGTATTCATCAAAGTTCCGAAAACAGTATATTTATTCATTAAAGTTCTGAAAAAAGAAATTTAATTAATCAAAGTTCTGAAAACAGTCATTTTATTCATTAAAGTTCTGAAAGCAGTAATTTCATTCATTAAAGTTCTGAAAACAGTCATTTTATTCATTAAAGTTCTGAAAACAGTCATTTTATTCATTAAAGTTCTGAAAACAGttattttattcattaaaatTCTGAAAACAGAAATTGTATTGATTAAAGTTCTGAAAACAGTATATTTATTCATTAAAGTTCTGAAAACAGTCATTTTATTCATAAAAGTGCTGAAAACAGTTATTTTATTCATAAAAGTTCTGAAAACAGAAATGTAATTCATTAAAGTTCTGAAAACAGTAATTTTATTCATTAAAGTTCTGAAAACAGTCATTTTATTCATTAAAGTTCTGAAAACAGTCATTTTATTCATTAAAGTTCTGAAAGCAGTTATTTTGTTCATTAAAGTTCTGAAAACCGTCCTTTTATTCATTAAAGTTCTGAAAACAGTAATTCTATTCACTAAAGTTCTGAAAACTGTCATGTAATTCTTTGAAAACAGTAATTTTATTCATTAAAGTTCTGAAAACAGTAATTCTATTCACTAAAGTTCTGAAAACAGAAATGTTATTCATTAAGGTTAAATAAAGAGAAAATGTATTCATTAACGTTCTGAAAACAGTAATTTTATTAATTAAAGTTCTGAAAACAGTAATTCTATTCACTAAAGTTCTGAAAAAAGAAATTTTATTCATTAAGGTTATATAAAGAGAAAATGTATTCATTAAAGTTCTGAAAACAGTGATTTTACTCATTAAGGTTCTGAAAAAATTTACTTGTATTTATTAACGTTCTGAAAACAGTAATTTTATTCATTAAAGTTCTGAAAACAGTAATTCTATTCACTAAAGTTCTGAAAACAGAAATTTTATTCATTAAGGTTATATAAAGAGAAAATGTATTCATTAAAGTTCTGAAAACAGTGATTTTACTCATTAAGGTtctgaaaaaattattttttattcattaaagTTCTGAAAACAGTAATTTAATTCACTAAAGTTCTGAAAACTGTCATTGCATCCACTTTCATTAACTAGTGATATTTCCAAGTAaactaaagtaaaagtaccaatgatagtcacacacacaccaggtgtggtgagattattctctgcatttaacccatcaccctcacccattgggaggtgaggggagcagtgagcagcggcacTATTTCTTTCAACCAACACAAAGTGAGGCGAAACATGCTCACGCGGGGGTAGAGGGTGATGCCCACCCACCCCCGAGCCCAGCCAAAATGTCTAAAGTCAGAGATGCTTCCAGACACATGCTGGGTACCTC
The DNA window shown above is from Nerophis ophidion isolate RoL-2023_Sa linkage group LG06, RoL_Noph_v1.0, whole genome shotgun sequence and carries:
- the LOC133554631 gene encoding uncharacterized protein LOC133554631, translated to MPAIKKERPDGDDMALAAFKPSEYLAPLNAAAIPVVTPHPPPYEHILAHHRAYLGLHDSALHHQHLQHPTDDLMLERFSSIPDFQPFFDNGEPCIEVECGENKALLYINKLCQGSKGPSIKYRGEWLTPNEFQFVSGRETAKDWKRSIRHKGKSLKTLMSKGILQVHPPICDCPGCRISSPVNRGRLAEKRTIPLPPNRVPKKELASIFSSDDSEGSERASGEHSHIKQEDELHYSIVRKSRDSDLSTIISNLHHSRQHGVSEGQSASDHNASAGHT